The Georgenia sp. TF02-10 genome window below encodes:
- a CDS encoding SIS domain-containing protein yields the protein MNSDGIGADLDGISADRDGIGTDRAPAEANAHAWLAEHEQELVGALAALRADAPTVGRWGRALAGHLAAGGRLLAAGNGGSAAEAQHLTAELVGRFRDERRPFSAVCLGAEAATVTALVNDYGAEEMFARQVEGHGRAGDVLVLLSTSGTSPNVLRAAERGRQLGLQVWGLTGPAPNPLQARCHDAICADAPTTAAIQTIHLVAIHALCAALDAELAAARPALGRPA from the coding sequence ATGAATTCCGACGGCATCGGCGCAGACCTGGACGGCATCAGCGCGGACCGCGACGGGATCGGCACGGACCGGGCGCCGGCCGAGGCCAACGCACATGCCTGGCTGGCCGAGCACGAGCAGGAGCTGGTCGGCGCGCTGGCCGCCCTGCGCGCCGACGCGCCCACCGTCGGGCGGTGGGGCCGGGCGCTGGCCGGGCACCTCGCCGCCGGCGGCCGGCTGCTCGCCGCCGGCAACGGCGGCAGCGCCGCCGAGGCGCAGCACCTCACCGCCGAGCTCGTCGGCCGGTTCCGGGACGAGCGGCGCCCCTTCTCCGCGGTCTGCCTGGGCGCCGAAGCCGCGACGGTGACCGCGCTGGTCAACGACTACGGCGCGGAGGAGATGTTCGCCCGGCAGGTGGAGGGGCACGGCCGGGCCGGGGACGTCCTGGTGCTGCTGTCCACCTCGGGCACCAGCCCCAACGTGCTGCGCGCGGCCGAGCGGGGCCGCCAGCTGGGGTTGCAGGTGTGGGGCCTGACCGGGCCGGCGCCGAACCCGCTGCAGGCCCGCTGCCACGACGCCATCTGCGCCGACGCGCCCACCACCGCGGCCATCCAGACGATCCACCTGGTCGCCATCCACGCCCTGTGCGCGGCGCTGGACGCCGAGCTCGCCGCCGCCCGGCCCGCCCTGGGGCGGCCGGCATGA
- a CDS encoding TetR family transcriptional regulator yields MSATRDRILDAFESLLISQGPRAATLGAVAAAAGVSKGGLLYHFPSKAALAEGQRARLAALGSADVAAMRAAPEGATAAYLRGSMESGSPLDRAIVAAVRLSEEPGEATAVLDELRTGWYDALLEELGDPALAHVVQLIGDGMYYNAVTGIRDDTALADAHTVLARLRPGA; encoded by the coding sequence ATGTCGGCGACGCGCGACCGGATCCTCGACGCCTTCGAGTCCCTGCTCATCAGCCAGGGTCCGCGCGCCGCCACGCTCGGCGCCGTCGCCGCCGCCGCCGGGGTGTCCAAGGGCGGGCTGCTCTACCACTTCCCCAGCAAGGCGGCGCTCGCCGAGGGCCAGCGCGCCCGGCTCGCCGCGCTCGGGTCGGCGGACGTGGCCGCCATGCGCGCCGCGCCGGAGGGCGCGACGGCGGCCTACCTGCGCGGGTCGATGGAGTCCGGCAGCCCGCTGGACCGGGCGATCGTCGCGGCCGTGCGGCTGTCCGAGGAGCCCGGGGAGGCGACGGCGGTGCTGGACGAGCTGCGCACCGGCTGGTACGACGCGCTGCTGGAGGAGCTCGGCGACCCGGCGCTCGCGCACGTCGTCCAGCTGATCGGGGACGGGATGTACTACAACGCCGTCACCGGCATCCGGGACGACACCGCGCTCGCCGACGCCCACACCGTGCTGGCCCGGCTCCGGCCCGGCGCCTGA
- a CDS encoding glycosyltransferase: MRILVWHVHGSWLTAFLGGPDTYLLPVVPDRGRDGVGRADGWDWPASAVEVTPDRLREEEIDVVLLQRPHELELLERWTGLRAGVDVPAVYVEHNTPAGPAVATRHPLADRSDIPVVHVTAFNALVWDNGAAPVTVIDHGIPDPGPRYTGELARVGAVVNEPVRRWRVAGTDVLLDVARRLPTTVFGMKTAGLAEHLPGLPTQDLPQDAMHTELARHRAYLHPYRWTSLGLSLLEAMTLGMPVLALATTAAPEAVPAEAGVVSSRPADLAAAAARWLADPDEARERGRAARAHALQTYGLDRFLADWQRTLKEVVR; encoded by the coding sequence ATGAGGATCCTCGTCTGGCACGTGCACGGCTCCTGGCTCACCGCCTTCCTGGGCGGGCCGGACACCTATTTGCTGCCGGTCGTGCCCGACCGCGGCCGGGACGGCGTCGGCCGCGCCGACGGCTGGGACTGGCCGGCCAGCGCCGTCGAGGTCACCCCTGACCGGCTGCGCGAGGAGGAGATCGACGTCGTCCTGCTCCAGCGCCCCCACGAGCTGGAGCTGCTGGAGCGGTGGACCGGGCTGCGGGCCGGGGTGGACGTGCCGGCCGTGTACGTCGAGCACAACACCCCGGCCGGGCCGGCGGTGGCCACCCGGCACCCGCTCGCCGACCGCTCGGACATCCCGGTCGTGCACGTCACCGCGTTCAACGCCCTGGTGTGGGACAACGGCGCCGCCCCGGTGACCGTCATCGACCACGGCATCCCCGACCCCGGGCCCCGGTACACCGGCGAGCTCGCCCGGGTGGGCGCCGTCGTGAACGAGCCGGTCCGCCGCTGGCGGGTGGCCGGCACCGACGTGCTGCTGGACGTGGCGCGGCGGCTGCCCACCACCGTGTTCGGGATGAAGACGGCGGGCCTCGCCGAGCACCTCCCGGGCCTGCCCACCCAGGACCTGCCGCAGGACGCCATGCACACCGAGCTCGCGCGGCACCGGGCCTACCTGCACCCCTACCGGTGGACCTCGCTCGGCCTGTCGCTGCTGGAGGCGATGACGCTGGGCATGCCGGTGCTGGCCCTGGCCACCACCGCGGCCCCCGAGGCGGTCCCGGCCGAGGCCGGCGTGGTCTCCAGCCGCCCGGCAGACCTGGCCGCGGCCGCCGCCCGGTGGCTGGCCGACCCGGACGAGGCGCGCGAGCGGGGCCGGGCCGCCCGGGCCCACGCCCTGCAGACCTACGGCCTGGACCGGTTCCTCGCCGACTGGCAGCGCACGCTGAAGGAGGTAGTTCGATGA
- a CDS encoding PfkB family carbohydrate kinase, with the protein MRPGTPRPPSARTDAAPPSPGTSAGLPSAGTNGRRAPHVVVVGDVVLDRDVDGRVERLSPDAPVPVVDVTGTRDSPGGAGLAALLCAAAGARVTLLAPVAADDAGARLTAQLERHLTVLPLPHEGPTRRKTRVRSAGQSLVRVDDGGPGIPGPVPRAAVAAALAEADAVLVSCYGAGVTRDPVLRELLAGAARRTRLVWDPHPRGGEPVPGATLVVPNLAEARGHAPDRGAPPDVLATDLAERWAAEAVCVTAGATGAFLGRAGQAAAFVPATAADGDPCGAGDQLAAVAATALAGGALVSEAVERAVAAATAWVAGGGAEGFRARRGDGAGPGTHGTAPAGSSTDGAAPITAAAADGPPPGPGADDLPPAPAPPSSGPIPAEPAELARLAARLRADGGTLVATGGCFDIVHAGHVATLQAARRLGGHLVVLMNSDASITRLKGPGRPVVRAADRARVLQAFDCVDAVVVFDEDDPATALAHLRPDVWAKGGDYGGAPLPEADVVRDGGGRVVLLPYLGGRSTTSIIERSGLARARTGRTTA; encoded by the coding sequence ATGAGGCCGGGCACGCCCCGGCCGCCGTCGGCCCGCACCGACGCCGCCCCGCCGTCGCCCGGCACCAGCGCCGGCCTGCCGTCGGCCGGCACCAACGGGCGCCGCGCCCCGCACGTCGTCGTGGTCGGAGACGTGGTCCTGGACCGCGACGTCGACGGCCGGGTGGAGCGGCTCAGCCCGGACGCCCCGGTGCCCGTCGTCGACGTCACCGGCACCCGCGACTCCCCCGGCGGCGCCGGCCTCGCCGCCCTGCTGTGCGCGGCCGCCGGGGCCCGGGTCACCCTCCTCGCCCCGGTCGCGGCGGACGACGCCGGCGCGCGGCTGACCGCCCAGCTCGAGCGCCACCTGACCGTGCTCCCCCTCCCGCACGAGGGCCCGACCCGCCGCAAGACCCGGGTGCGCAGCGCCGGCCAGTCTCTCGTCCGGGTCGACGACGGCGGGCCGGGCATCCCGGGCCCGGTCCCCCGGGCGGCCGTGGCCGCGGCGCTGGCCGAGGCCGACGCCGTCCTCGTCTCCTGCTACGGCGCGGGCGTGACCCGCGACCCGGTGCTGCGCGAGCTGCTCGCCGGCGCCGCCCGCCGCACCCGGCTGGTGTGGGACCCGCACCCGCGCGGCGGGGAGCCGGTGCCCGGCGCCACCCTCGTCGTGCCGAACCTCGCCGAGGCCCGCGGGCACGCGCCCGACCGCGGCGCCCCGCCGGACGTCCTGGCCACCGACCTGGCCGAGCGCTGGGCGGCCGAGGCGGTCTGCGTCACCGCCGGGGCCACCGGCGCGTTCCTCGGCCGGGCCGGCCAGGCCGCGGCGTTCGTGCCGGCCACCGCCGCCGACGGCGACCCGTGCGGCGCCGGGGACCAGCTCGCCGCCGTGGCCGCCACCGCCCTCGCCGGCGGGGCCCTGGTCAGCGAGGCCGTCGAGCGGGCCGTCGCCGCCGCCACCGCCTGGGTGGCCGGCGGCGGCGCGGAGGGCTTCCGAGCCCGCCGCGGCGACGGCGCCGGGCCGGGCACCCACGGCACGGCACCGGCCGGGTCGAGCACCGACGGCGCGGCCCCGATCACCGCAGCCGCCGCCGACGGTCCCCCGCCCGGGCCGGGAGCCGACGACCTGCCGCCGGCCCCCGCCCCGCCGTCGTCCGGGCCGATCCCGGCAGAACCGGCGGAGCTGGCCCGGCTGGCCGCCCGGCTGCGCGCCGACGGCGGCACCCTGGTCGCCACCGGCGGCTGCTTCGACATCGTCCACGCCGGGCACGTCGCCACCCTGCAGGCGGCCCGCCGCCTCGGCGGCCACCTGGTCGTGCTGATGAACTCCGACGCCTCCATCACCCGGCTCAAGGGCCCGGGCCGGCCGGTCGTGCGCGCCGCCGACCGGGCCAGGGTGCTCCAGGCCTTCGACTGCGTCGACGCCGTCGTCGTCTTCGACGAGGACGACCCGGCAACCGCGCTGGCCCACCTGCGCCCGGACGTCTGGGCCAAGGGCGGGGACTACGGCGGCGCGCCGCTGCCCGAGGCCGACGTCGTCCGCGACGGCGGCGGCCGGGTGGTCCTCCTGCCCTACCTGGGCGGGCGGTCCACCACCTCGATCATCGAACGCTCGGGCCTGGCCCGGGCCCGCACCGGAAGGACCACCGCATGA
- a CDS encoding response regulator transcription factor: MIRLLLADDETLIRDALAGLLGLEEDLAVVATAASGPEAVAAARKHVPDVAVLDLQMPGLDGIAVAEQLAAQVPGCRSVIVTSHGRPGYLKKALAAGVAAFLPKTVSARVLADVVRQVHAGGRYVDPELAAAAISAGDSPLTPRESDVLELAAEGAPIEEIAQRAHLSAGTVRNYLSAAAAKLGAANRHEAVHVARRHGWI, translated from the coding sequence ATGATCCGCCTGCTGCTCGCCGACGACGAGACCCTCATCCGCGACGCCCTCGCCGGCCTGCTCGGGCTGGAGGAGGACCTCGCAGTGGTGGCCACCGCCGCCTCCGGGCCCGAGGCGGTGGCCGCCGCCCGCAAGCACGTCCCCGACGTCGCCGTGCTGGACCTGCAGATGCCCGGCCTGGACGGGATCGCCGTCGCCGAGCAGCTCGCCGCCCAGGTGCCCGGCTGCCGCAGCGTCATCGTCACCAGCCACGGCCGTCCCGGGTACCTGAAGAAGGCGCTGGCGGCCGGCGTCGCCGCCTTCCTGCCCAAGACCGTCTCGGCGCGGGTGCTGGCCGACGTCGTCCGCCAGGTGCACGCGGGCGGCCGGTACGTCGACCCCGAGCTGGCCGCCGCCGCGATCAGCGCCGGGGACTCGCCGCTGACCCCGCGGGAGTCCGACGTCCTCGAGCTCGCCGCCGAGGGCGCGCCGATCGAGGAGATCGCCCAGCGCGCCCACCTCTCCGCCGGCACGGTGCGCAACTACCTCTCCGCCGCAGCCGCGAAGCTCGGCGCCGCCAACCGGCACGAGGCGGTCCACGTCGCCCGCCGGCACGGCTGGATCTGA
- a CDS encoding ABC transporter ATP-binding protein, with the protein MDTSVITAHALRRTYGSGSDSFEAVRGIDLQVRRGELFALLGTNGAGKTSTLEVLEGLAPASAGRVRVLGHDPYRERHAVRPRTGTMLQDAGFPPELTAAETARLWHGTLSRPVPVDQALAAVGLEHRAGVHVAALSGGEQRRLDLALAIMGRPEVLFLDEPTTGLDPQSRRATWDLVAGLLHEGVTVLLTTHYLEEAETLADRLAIMHAGRVARAGTVAEIVATETARITFADDADVPALELTALPALAAAPARERGRWTLTATDLQVTLTALLTAAGDAGVQLTGLEARSASLEQAFLAVAADDDAPTAHGSRRTAPVAA; encoded by the coding sequence ATGGACACCTCAGTGATCACCGCCCACGCGCTGCGCCGGACCTACGGCTCGGGCAGCGACTCCTTCGAGGCCGTCCGCGGCATCGACCTGCAGGTCCGGCGCGGGGAGCTCTTCGCCCTGCTCGGCACCAACGGCGCCGGGAAGACCTCCACCCTGGAGGTCCTCGAGGGCCTCGCGCCCGCCTCCGCCGGGCGGGTCCGGGTCCTCGGCCACGACCCCTACCGCGAGCGCCACGCGGTGCGCCCGCGCACCGGGACGATGCTGCAGGACGCCGGCTTCCCACCCGAGCTGACCGCCGCGGAGACCGCCCGGCTCTGGCACGGCACGCTCTCCCGGCCGGTGCCGGTGGACCAGGCCCTGGCCGCCGTCGGCCTCGAGCACCGCGCCGGCGTGCACGTCGCCGCTCTCTCCGGCGGGGAGCAGCGCCGCCTCGACCTCGCCCTCGCCATCATGGGCCGCCCCGAGGTCCTCTTCCTCGACGAGCCGACCACCGGCCTGGACCCGCAGTCCCGGCGGGCCACCTGGGACCTGGTCGCCGGCCTCCTGCACGAGGGCGTCACCGTGCTGCTCACCACGCACTACCTGGAGGAGGCCGAGACGCTCGCCGACCGGCTCGCCATCATGCACGCCGGCCGGGTCGCGCGGGCGGGCACCGTGGCCGAGATCGTGGCGACGGAGACCGCCCGGATCACCTTCGCCGACGACGCCGACGTCCCCGCCCTGGAGCTCACCGCCCTGCCGGCCCTCGCCGCGGCGCCGGCCCGCGAGCGCGGCCGGTGGACGCTGACCGCCACCGACCTGCAGGTCACCCTCACCGCCCTGCTCACCGCCGCCGGCGACGCCGGCGTGCAGCTGACCGGCCTGGAGGCCCGCAGCGCCAGCCTGGAGCAGGCCTTCCTCGCCGTCGCCGCCGACGACGACGCCCCCACCGCCCACGGCAGCCGGCGTACCGCGCCGGTGGCCGCCTGA
- a CDS encoding MFS transporter yields the protein MLPVLLISVDNTVLSFALPAIASALGPSASQLLWIVDAYPLTLAGLLVPMGALGDRVGRRRLLLIGATGFALVSAVAAWSTSPAMLVAARALLGVFGATLMPSTLSLLRNVFLDRGQRRLAIAIWSAGFAGGAALGPIVGGVLLTHFWWGSVFLLNVPVLLLLLPLARWLVPESRDPQPGPLDPVSIVLSLATMLPLVHAVIAVGEHGPTPATLAGAGVGLVAGWAFVRRQRRLAVPMLDVGLFRRPTFSGAVAANLLSVLGFSGFLVVMSQFLQLVAGLSPMDAGLVLVPGLAASAAAGLLAVRLVRYVRPATLIGGSFLLAAGGYAVATLVGEVPTAATVAVAFAVLGAGAGLAETLTNDQITTAVPPQKAGAASAISETAYELGTTLGVALLGSVLNAAYRANVVLPAALSPEQRGAAGQTLGGAVEAAGSLGPGTAEALLASARQAFDVGTQHVAAVGAVVAVAAAVVSFVTLRRATAS from the coding sequence ATGCTGCCGGTGCTGCTCATCTCCGTGGACAACACCGTGCTCAGCTTCGCGCTGCCGGCCATCGCCTCCGCCCTGGGCCCGAGCGCCAGCCAGCTGCTGTGGATCGTCGACGCCTACCCGCTCACGCTCGCCGGCCTGCTCGTCCCGATGGGCGCGCTGGGGGACCGGGTCGGGCGCCGCCGGCTGCTGCTCATCGGCGCCACCGGCTTCGCGCTGGTGTCCGCCGTCGCCGCCTGGTCCACCAGCCCCGCCATGCTGGTCGCCGCGCGCGCCCTGCTCGGTGTCTTCGGCGCGACCCTGATGCCCTCGACGCTGTCGCTGCTGCGCAACGTCTTCCTCGACCGCGGGCAGCGCCGGCTGGCGATCGCGATCTGGTCCGCCGGGTTCGCCGGCGGCGCCGCCCTCGGCCCGATCGTCGGCGGCGTGCTGCTCACCCACTTCTGGTGGGGGTCGGTGTTCCTGCTCAATGTGCCGGTGCTGCTGCTCCTGCTGCCGCTGGCCCGCTGGCTCGTCCCGGAGTCCCGCGACCCCCAGCCCGGGCCGCTGGACCCGGTGAGCATCGTGCTGTCGCTGGCCACCATGCTCCCGCTGGTGCACGCCGTGATCGCCGTCGGCGAGCACGGCCCCACCCCGGCCACGCTGGCCGGCGCCGGGGTCGGCCTGGTCGCCGGGTGGGCCTTCGTCCGCCGGCAGCGGCGGCTGGCCGTGCCGATGCTCGACGTCGGCCTGTTCCGCCGGCCCACCTTCTCCGGCGCGGTGGCGGCCAACCTGCTCTCGGTGCTCGGCTTCTCCGGGTTCCTCGTGGTGATGTCCCAGTTCCTCCAGCTCGTCGCCGGGCTCAGCCCGATGGACGCCGGCCTGGTGCTCGTGCCCGGGCTGGCGGCGTCGGCCGCCGCGGGCCTGCTGGCCGTGCGGCTGGTGCGGTACGTGCGGCCCGCCACGCTCATCGGCGGCAGCTTCCTGCTCGCCGCCGGCGGTTACGCCGTCGCCACGCTGGTCGGCGAGGTGCCGACCGCCGCCACCGTGGCCGTGGCCTTTGCCGTGCTGGGCGCCGGCGCGGGGCTGGCGGAGACGCTGACCAACGACCAGATCACCACCGCCGTCCCGCCGCAGAAGGCCGGGGCCGCCTCGGCCATCTCGGAGACGGCGTACGAGCTCGGCACCACCCTCGGCGTGGCGCTGCTCGGCAGCGTGCTGAACGCCGCCTACCGGGCGAACGTGGTGCTGCCCGCCGCGCTGAGCCCCGAGCAGCGCGGCGCAGCCGGCCAGACGCTCGGCGGCGCGGTGGAGGCCGCCGGGTCGCTCGGGCCGGGGACGGCCGAGGCGCTGCTGGCCTCGGCCCGGCAGGCGTTCGACGTCGGGACGCAGCACGTCGCGGCCGTCGGCGCGGTGGTGGCGGTCGCCGCGGCGGTGGTGTCGTTCGTGACGCTGCGGCGGGCCACCGCCAGCTGA
- a CDS encoding deoxyribonuclease IV codes for MGQIGAHVRDEDPVAAGREVGAEIVQFFLANPQGWKKPQPRPDAAEVVASGLGVYAHAPYLVNVASTNNKIRIPSRNMIAQHAAAAAALGGRGLIVHGGHVGAGDDVAVGVANWRKTLERATYPVRVLVENTAGGENACARDLDRLALLWDAVGEFDVGFCLDTCHAWAAGLDLETVVDDVRAITGRIDLVHANSSRDPAGSSRDRHASFATGTIPPELIAHVVREAGCDALVETPAERQAEDIAFLRAALAG; via the coding sequence ATGGGACAGATCGGTGCGCACGTCCGTGACGAGGACCCGGTGGCGGCCGGGCGGGAGGTGGGCGCGGAGATCGTGCAGTTCTTCCTCGCCAACCCGCAGGGCTGGAAGAAGCCGCAGCCGCGCCCGGACGCGGCCGAGGTGGTCGCCTCCGGGCTGGGCGTCTACGCCCACGCGCCGTACCTGGTCAACGTCGCTTCGACGAACAACAAGATCCGCATCCCCAGCCGCAACATGATCGCCCAGCACGCGGCGGCGGCCGCGGCGCTCGGCGGGCGCGGGCTCATCGTGCACGGCGGCCACGTCGGCGCCGGCGACGACGTCGCCGTCGGGGTGGCCAACTGGCGCAAGACGCTCGAGCGCGCGACCTACCCGGTCCGGGTCCTGGTGGAGAACACCGCCGGCGGGGAGAACGCGTGCGCCCGGGACCTGGACCGGCTCGCCCTGCTCTGGGACGCCGTCGGGGAGTTCGACGTCGGCTTCTGCCTGGACACCTGCCACGCCTGGGCGGCCGGGCTGGACCTGGAGACCGTCGTCGACGACGTCCGGGCGATCACCGGCCGGATCGACCTCGTGCACGCCAACAGCTCGCGGGACCCGGCCGGCTCGAGCCGGGACCGGCACGCCAGCTTCGCCACCGGCACGATCCCGCCCGAGCTCATCGCGCACGTCGTCCGGGAGGCCGGCTGCGACGCGCTGGTGGAGACCCCGGCGGAACGCCAGGCGGAGGACATCGCCTTCCTGCGGGCCGCGCTCGCCGGCTGA
- a CDS encoding SDR family oxidoreductase, which translates to MTAATQPATSQPGTPREIGTVYVTGGASGLGAAVVAAVAAAGGTPAILDRARPADGVAFAAADLADATAAERAVADLVDQVGPPSAVVTAAGTDACGPLLEIEPAAWERVVRVNLFGTVAVVRACLPHLEAVRGTVVTVSSTLGLRGADAATAYSASKFAVRGFSQALAAEYAGRVGVTCLVPGGMRTAFFDGRDERFRPAPDQDLNDPANTAGAVLTALRQPVGCEIREMLVMASGETSWP; encoded by the coding sequence ATGACCGCTGCCACCCAGCCAGCCACCAGCCAGCCCGGCACCCCCCGGGAGATCGGCACCGTCTACGTCACCGGGGGCGCCTCCGGCCTGGGGGCCGCCGTCGTCGCGGCGGTGGCCGCGGCCGGCGGGACCCCGGCGATCCTGGACCGGGCCCGGCCGGCCGACGGCGTCGCCTTCGCCGCCGCCGACCTGGCGGACGCGACGGCGGCCGAGCGGGCGGTGGCGGACCTGGTCGACCAGGTCGGGCCGCCGTCGGCGGTGGTGACCGCCGCCGGGACCGACGCGTGCGGGCCGCTGCTGGAGATCGAGCCGGCCGCCTGGGAGCGGGTGGTCCGGGTCAACCTCTTCGGCACGGTCGCGGTGGTGCGGGCCTGCCTGCCGCACCTGGAGGCCGTGCGCGGGACGGTGGTGACCGTCTCCTCCACCCTGGGCCTGCGCGGCGCGGACGCCGCCACCGCCTACTCGGCGTCGAAGTTCGCGGTGCGGGGCTTCTCCCAGGCGCTCGCCGCGGAGTACGCCGGCCGGGTCGGGGTGACCTGCCTGGTGCCCGGCGGGATGCGGACGGCGTTCTTCGACGGGCGGGACGAGCGGTTCCGGCCGGCGCCGGACCAGGACCTCAACGACCCCGCCAACACCGCGGGCGCCGTCCTCACCGCGCTGCGGCAGCCGGTCGGCTGCGAGATCCGGGAGATGCTGGTGATGGCGTCGGGCGAGACGTCCTGGCCCTGA
- a CDS encoding glycosyltransferase, translating into MRIAMVSEHASPLAALGGVDAGGQNVHVAALATELARGGHEVTVYTRRDDPTLPERVVMAPGVTVAHVPVGPAAPLPKDELAPFMPAFGAWLARSWAARGVPDVVHSHFWMSGLAALAAAAEVRVPVVHTFHALGSVKRRHQGAADTSPPGRVRAEQRIGRDADVVIATCTDEVAELCRLGVPRGKLRVVPCGVDVTHFSPDPAPGAGTTAAAGVVGDSPTAAGGAAVAGGPTAAPGAAGTAPVPARRLPHRLLTVGRLVERKGVATVVAALPDLPTAELLVAGGPPAAGLAADPEATRLRRLAADLGVADRVHLLGAVAHEDMPALIRSADVVVATPWYEPFGIVPLEAAACGRPVVGSAVGGLLDSVADGFTGLLVPPRDPAALAAALGPLLADPYRRRGMGLAARSRAVDRFAWERVAATTLAVYQSVRHPVLKQVTA; encoded by the coding sequence ATGAGGATCGCGATGGTCTCTGAGCACGCCAGCCCGCTGGCGGCGCTCGGCGGGGTCGACGCCGGCGGGCAGAACGTGCACGTGGCCGCGCTCGCCACCGAGCTGGCTCGCGGCGGGCACGAGGTCACCGTCTACACCCGCCGGGACGACCCCACCCTGCCCGAGCGGGTGGTGATGGCCCCCGGCGTCACCGTGGCGCACGTCCCGGTCGGCCCCGCCGCGCCGCTGCCCAAGGACGAGCTCGCCCCGTTCATGCCGGCGTTCGGGGCCTGGCTGGCCCGGTCCTGGGCCGCCCGCGGCGTGCCCGACGTCGTCCACTCCCACTTCTGGATGTCCGGCCTGGCCGCGCTGGCCGCCGCCGCCGAGGTCCGGGTGCCGGTGGTGCACACCTTCCACGCGCTCGGCTCGGTCAAGCGGCGCCACCAGGGCGCGGCGGACACCTCCCCGCCCGGCCGGGTGCGGGCCGAGCAGCGGATCGGCCGCGACGCCGACGTGGTCATCGCCACATGCACCGACGAGGTCGCCGAGCTCTGCCGGCTGGGCGTGCCCCGGGGGAAGCTCCGGGTGGTGCCGTGCGGGGTGGACGTGACCCACTTCAGCCCGGACCCCGCGCCCGGTGCCGGCACGACGGCGGCCGCGGGCGTCGTCGGTGACAGCCCGACGGCGGCCGGGGGCGCGGCCGTCGCCGGCGGTCCGACGGCGGCCCCGGGCGCGGCGGGCACCGCCCCGGTCCCGGCCCGGCGGCTGCCGCACCGGCTGCTCACCGTGGGCCGGCTGGTCGAGCGCAAGGGCGTGGCGACCGTCGTCGCCGCGCTGCCCGACCTGCCCACCGCCGAGCTCCTCGTCGCCGGCGGCCCGCCCGCCGCGGGGCTGGCCGCCGACCCCGAGGCCACCCGGCTGCGCCGCCTCGCGGCCGACCTCGGCGTCGCCGACCGGGTGCACCTCCTCGGCGCCGTCGCCCACGAGGACATGCCGGCCCTGATCCGCTCCGCCGACGTGGTGGTGGCGACGCCGTGGTACGAGCCGTTCGGGATCGTCCCGCTCGAGGCCGCCGCCTGCGGCCGGCCGGTGGTCGGCAGCGCGGTGGGCGGGCTGCTGGACTCGGTGGCCGACGGCTTCACCGGGCTGCTCGTCCCGCCGCGGGACCCGGCCGCGCTCGCCGCCGCCCTCGGCCCGCTGCTCGCCGACCCGTATCGGCGCCGCGGCATGGGGCTCGCGGCCCGGAGCCGGGCGGTGGACCGCTTCGCCTGGGAGCGGGTGGCCGCGACCACCCTGGCCGTCTACCAGTCGGTGCGCCACCCCGTGCTGAAGCAGGTGACGGCATGA
- a CDS encoding ABC transporter permease: MTTLTPTAPAPAAASRPAWRGALRRLTALARAELTLLVRNKVAVFYAVLAAPVFVLALGSSGLLDNIADVMPGGGMTTMLVVLLVLMGMSMSVYINVTTAVVARREALVLKRLRTGESRAWEILTAVATPNVMILLAQVVLVTAALAVVLEAPALTNPLVAALGVLLGGVVFAELAYLTGVRTRTVESAQLTTMPLFILSFFASGFIIPLPILPDAVAAVLRYLPVYPVTELVTIGVGGATMAGEPLDLAATFAAAAQPLAVMAVWAVVLGYAAARYMRWEPRR; encoded by the coding sequence ATGACCACCCTGACCCCCACCGCCCCGGCCCCGGCCGCCGCGTCCCGCCCGGCCTGGCGTGGCGCGCTCCGGCGCCTCACCGCCCTCGCCCGGGCCGAGCTCACCCTGCTCGTCCGCAACAAGGTTGCGGTGTTCTACGCCGTCCTCGCCGCCCCGGTCTTCGTCCTCGCCCTCGGCAGCTCCGGCCTGCTGGACAACATCGCCGACGTCATGCCGGGCGGCGGCATGACGACCATGCTGGTCGTGCTGCTCGTGCTGATGGGGATGTCGATGTCGGTGTACATCAACGTCACCACCGCCGTCGTCGCCCGCCGCGAGGCCCTCGTCCTCAAGCGGCTGCGGACCGGGGAGTCGCGCGCCTGGGAGATCCTCACCGCCGTCGCCACGCCCAACGTGATGATCCTGCTGGCGCAGGTCGTCCTGGTCACCGCCGCCCTCGCCGTCGTCCTGGAGGCACCGGCGCTGACCAACCCGCTCGTCGCCGCCCTCGGCGTGCTCCTCGGCGGCGTCGTCTTCGCCGAGCTCGCCTACCTCACCGGGGTCAGGACCCGCACGGTGGAGTCCGCCCAGCTCACCACCATGCCGCTGTTCATCCTGTCCTTCTTCGCCTCCGGGTTCATCATCCCGCTGCCGATCCTGCCCGACGCCGTCGCCGCCGTGCTGCGCTACCTGCCCGTCTACCCGGTCACCGAGCTCGTGACGATCGGGGTCGGCGGGGCCACCATGGCCGGCGAGCCGCTGGACCTGGCGGCGACCTTCGCCGCCGCCGCCCAGCCGCTCGCGGTCATGGCCGTGTGGGCCGTCGTCCTCGGCTACGCCGCCGCCCGGTACATGCGCTGGGAGCCGCGGCGCTGA